A genomic window from Megalobrama amblycephala isolate DHTTF-2021 linkage group LG2, ASM1881202v1, whole genome shotgun sequence includes:
- the sytl2a gene encoding synaptotagmin-like protein 2 isoform X6, with amino-acid sequence MIDLSYLTEEEQEMILTVLKRDAELKKSEEQRIKQLRKTERDRGKLKYLTGEWFYETKYHRHRDRIHGSDIIRASMRQRKPVTILELTQRWSEKPTCVYGEKKDVYIPPELSGLIEDLSTQSQNERVDDEAQQERQRLQIKPRQNPFNSVRLQRNEARLNNGVKEANQTPAEEPFLPAENYTLHHTTLNTGNTDTHVATQCKPVPKKRLLLYSCKDSSLDTGSSDSGVSQVMTPAPRGILKHNSSSCSSTDSLLLHIPTNDGSSSQSSATVSPISPKTPISPPLSPCSVHSASGWLDRKQVRFSSVGGPIESVQGEHSVLEEDWSPVLDQDRSDITENGRHEHYGEPQSSQVSNIHSSTEVTGKAIELSAEGQTDKVTVEEGRPISKLLEWFGRGSRNGKLKESSVKREMNEEEPKESPEAKSEDSATPVDQPNTKPPPKPRRSFFALFSRAEKKDKISEVQASDKEVISQDKTESLECEPSCTLRPEADDNILQRISVPTESRMAEILKDKNKPDRLICEDTPPREKFDQGEVSPGKMAVLKSFWEKGNRGPKIISIKKESEVEESETSHLNENYHNTLDRRLSDSNISPSKPKPSVPNPVDVESTTGEISSVSPRKASNGGDISASHEDGNPSTLDSSKVSEDSSSELQTLTVKSNVKLSPSSLLKYKDNSLGSELQEESIYRDISDLKKEISTFKMSLSQQEDKVSINDLKSFWENEKSCLRVIVGSPTCTANVKNPSTESSPKRSSGGLSEPQFDIRSNSPSSPDRMGFKEAGLIAEKEKMEKTEEKQRSPIRVPLQDLQGIRGRVSYVTMNISNFRQSVSDKHTKPSPPSSPFRSLPPKGQHDKPQSADIYQPKDQDQTRTPSPLRQSKVPRRDSYPNKESKKDGSPLRTFMIDINPGDRSPCDLRVKSGQTRSCTSPEHQGKTLEGRIDDRPIVLKERKLSVDSLTRFYIPLSLHHYLGLPEQTVLGEREQVKVQAYEIFEQMNQGRLSNESSPSRQSLPESEEITFDSSGSSTPEAWSISHTSSYWDSEDEGPVKAALERANARPISISKSLEDLTSTPLQRWKTDPRSDVRKSMENVSAVTPNTKTSFSDPEQVTGSVMSIYSSEFGNVEVKGTIQFAIHYVQKLGEFHIFVVQCKDLAVADVKRNRSDPYVKCYLLPDKAKYGKKKTCVRKKTLDPAYNEILRFKIPMEMLKTQKLNTSVWHNDTFGRNSFLGEVEVDLAEWDFNNTQMNEYLLKGRVQVPTSPKHSVGGGEMSAEIKVALRFLPQTSHSQKNKGNGEVQIWVKECKNLPISRGVAIDPFVKCAVLPDASRKNRQKTRVLKRSSNPVFNHTMVYDGFRQEDLKEACVELTVWDHDRLNNHFIGGIRLGPGTGKSYGTEVNWMDSNAAEAALWERMMQSQNEWVEDVLPLRMMVMARMSR; translated from the exons ATGATTGACCTGAGTTATCTGACAGAGGAAGAGCAAGAGATGATCCTGACAGTGCTGAAGAGGGACGCAGAGCTGAAAAAGTCGGAAGAACAGAGGATTAA GCAGCTTCGTAAGACTGAGAGAGACAGAGGCAAGCTGAAGTACTTGACTGGGGAGTGGTTTTACGAGACAAAGTACCACAGACACAGAGATAGGATCCATGGCTCCGACATCATCAGAGCGTCCATGAGACAGAGGAAACCCGTGACGATAT TGGAGCTCACTCAAAGATGGTCTGAGAAACCCACTTGTGTTTATGGTGAGAAGAAAGATGTGTACATTCCTCCAGAGCTTTCAGGACTCATTGAGGATCTGTCCACACAATCACAGAATGAGAG GGTGGACGATGAAGCCCAGCAGGAAAGACAGAGACTTCAAATCAAG cCTAGGCAGAATCCATTCAATAGTGTGCGATTACAGAGAAATGAAGCCAGACTTAACAATGGAGTGAAGGAGGCCAACCAGACACCTGCTGAGG AGCCTTTCCTTCCAGCTGAGAACTACACACTCCATCACACTACTCTAAACACAGGCAACACTGACACCCATGTAGCCACTCAATGCAAACCTGTGCCAAAAAAGAGATTGCTGCTGTATTCCTGCAAAGACTCTTCCCTGGACACCGGCAGCAGTGACAGTGGAGTTAGTCAGGTCATGACCCCTGCTCCCAGAGGCATCCTGAAGCACAACAGCTCCAGTTGTAGCTCTACCGACTCTCTGCTACTCCACATTCCCACCAATGATGGCAGCAGCAGTCAGTCTTCTGCTACGGTCAGCCCCATCAGTCCTAAAACTCCCATCAGCCCTCCTCTTTCCCCCTGTTCAGTGCACTCTGCTTCAGGGTGGTTAGATAGGAAACAGGTCCGCTTCTCCTCTGTCGGCGGGCCTATAGAAAGTGTGCAAGGAGAGCACAGTGTGCTGGAGGAAGATTGGAGTCCTGTGTTGGACCAGGATAGAAGTGATATCACAGAAAACG GTCGTCATGAGCATTATGGTGAACCTCAGTCCTCACAGGTGTCCAACATCCACAGCTCTACTGAAGTAACAGGTAAGGCCATTGAGTTGAGTGCAGAGGGCCAGACTGATAAGGTTACAGTGGAAGAGGGTCGCCCAATTTCAAAGTTACTTGAATGGTTTGGGAGAGGCTCTCGAAATGGAAAGCTGAAAGAGTCATCAGTCAAGAGAGAGATGAATGAAGAGGAACCAAAAGAAAGCCCAGAAGCCAAGTCAGAAGATTCAGCAACTCCAGTTGACCAGCCAAACACGAAGCCACCACCAAAGCCCCGTAGGagtttttttgcattgttttcGAGAGCAGAGAAAAAAGACAAGATTTCAGAAGTTCAAGCATCTGACAAAGAAGTGATAAGTCAAGATAAAACAGAAAGTTTAGAATGTGAACCCTCTTGCACTTTGAGGCCTGAGGCAGATGATAATATACTTCAGAGGATCTCTGTTCCTACAGAGAGCAGGATGGCTGAAAtattaaaagataaaaacaaaCCAGACAGACTAATATGTGAAGATACTCCTCCAAGAGAGAAGTTTGACCAAGGTGAGGTATCACCAGGAAAAATGGCCGTCCTGAAGTCATTCTGGGAAAAGGGGAACAGAGGACCTAAAATAATAAGCATTAAAAAAGAATCTGAGGTAGAAGAAAGTGAGACATCTCACCTTAATGAGAATTATCACAACACATTAGACAGAAGGTTGTCAGATTCAAACATCAGCCCATCAAAACCCAAACCCAGTGTTCCAAACCCAGTTGATGTAGAATCTACAACAGGTGAGATTTCTTCAGTATCACCTAGAAAAGCATCCAATGGTGGTGATATATCAGCCTCACATGAAGATGGGAACCCTTCTACTTTGGACAGCAGTAAGGTCTCAGAAGACTCAAGCAGTGAACTACAAACTCTCACAGTGAAATCGAATGTCAAACTGTCACCTAGTTCACTGCTAAAATATAAAGATAATTCTCTGGGCAGTGAGCTACAAGAAGAGTCAATCTACAGGGATATATCAGACCTGAAGAAGGAAATCTCCACCTTCAAAATGTCCCTCAGTCAACAGGAAGATAAAGTCTCGATCAATGATCTCAAGTCATTTTGGGAGAATGAAAAAAGTTGCCTTAGAGTAATTGTAGGCTCACCAACATGTACAGCCAACGTTAAAAACCCGTCCACAGAGTCATCTCCAAAACGTTCTTCAGGAGGACTTTCTGAACCTCAGTTTGACATCAGGTCAAACAGCCCAAGTTCCCCAGACAGAATGGGTTTCAAAGAGGCTGGTTTGATTGCAGAAAAAGAGAAGATGGAAAAGACTGAGGAAAAACAAAGAAGTCCAATTAGAGTGCCATTACAAGACCTTCAAGGTATCAGAGGTAGGGTTTCTTACGTCACCATGAATATTTCTAATTTCAGACAGTCAgtttcagacaaacacacaaagcCAAGTCCACCATCATCTCCCTTCAGAAGTCTCCCTCCAAAAGGTCAACATGATAAGCCACAGTCCGCTGACATTTACCAACCAAAAGACCAAGATCAAACCAGAACGCCCAGCCCATTACGGCAGTCTAAAGTACCTCGTAGAGATTCATATCCAAACAAGGAGTCCAAGAAGGATGGTTCTCCCTTAAGAACCTTTATGATAGATATCAATCCTGGCGACAGGAGTCCATGCGATCTTAGGGTTAAATCAGGGCAAACTAGGTCGTGTACCTCTCCTGAACACCAAGGGAAGACTTTGGAAGGACGCATTGATGATAGACCCATCGTGCTTAAAGAACGAAAGCTGTCAGTGGACTCTCTGACCCGGTTTTATATTCCCCTGAGTTTACACCATTACCTGGGCTTACCCGAGCAGACGGTCTTAGGTGAAAGAGAACAGGTTAAGGTACAGGCATATGAAATATTTGAACAGATGAACCAAGGCAGATTGAGCAATGAGAGTTCCCCTTCTCGACAATCCCTACCTGAATCGGAGGAGATCACCTTTGACTCCTCGGGGAGCTCCACACCTGAAGCCTGGTCAATCTCACACACCAGTTCATACT GGGATAGTGAGGATGAAGGCCCTGTCAAAGCCGCTCTGGAACGAGCCAATGCCAGACCCATCTCTATTTCCAAAAGTCTAGAGGACCTGACATCCACACCTTTAC AGAGATGGAAGACTGACCCAAGGAGTGATGTTAGGAAGAGTATGGAAAATG TGTCTGCAGTCACTCCCAACACCAAAACATCCTTCTCCGACCCAGAACAG GTCACTGGCAGTGTGATGAGCATCTACAGTAGCGAGTTTGGTAATGTGGAGGTCAAAGGCACAATCCAGTTCGCCATTCACTACGTACAGAAACTGGGAGAGTTCCACATCTTTGTTGTGCAGTGCAAGGACCTCGCCGTAGCAGATGTTAAGAGGAACCGATCTGATCC GTATGTTAAATGTTACTTGCTACCTGATAAAGCAAAAtatggaaagaaaaaaacatgcgTGAGGAAGAAGACTCTGGATCCAGCTTATAACGAAATCCTACGG TTTAAGATTCCAATGGAGATGCTGAAAACCCAGAAGCTGAACACCTCTGTGTGGCACAATGACACATTTGGGCGTAACAGCTTTCTTGGAGAGGTTGAGGTTGATCTGGCCGAATGGGATTTCAATAACACGCAAATGAATGAATATCTACTTAAAGGAAGG GTTCAGGTTCCCACCAGCCCAAAACATTCTGTCGGTGGTGGGGAAATGAGTGCAGAGATTAAAGTAGCTCTGCGCTTTCTCCCGCAGACTTCTCACA GTCAGAAGAACAAGGGGAATGGTGAGGTGCAAATATGGGTGAAAGAATGCAAGAATCTGCCTATTTCCAGGGGTGTTGCCATTGACCCATTTGTCAAATG TGCAGTCCTCCCAGATGCCAGTCGAAAAAACCGTCAGAAGACCAGAGTGTTGAAGAGGTCTTCTAACCCAGTGTTTAACCACACCATGGTTTATGATGGCTTCAGACAAGAGGACCTCAAAGAGGCCTGTGTGGAGCTTACAGTGTGGGATCATGACAGACTCAACAACCACTTCATTGGGGGTATTAGACTTGGCCCTGGAACAG GTAAAAGTTACGGCACTGAAGTGAACTGGATGGACTCTAACGCTGCTGAAGCAGCCCTGTGGGAAAGAATGATGCAATCTCAGAATGAATGGGTGGAAGATGTATTACCTTTGAGAATGATGGTCATGGCAAGAATGTCTAGATAG
- the sytl2a gene encoding synaptotagmin-like protein 2 isoform X8 codes for MIDLSYLTEEEQEMILTVLKRDAELKKSEEQRIKQLRKTERDRGKLKYLTGEWFYETKYHRHRDRIHGSDIIRASMRQRKPVTILELTQRWSEKPTCVYGEKKDVYIPPELSGLIEDLSTQSQNERVDDEAQQERQRLQIKPRQNPFNSVRLQRNEARLNNGVKEANQTPAEEPFLPAENYTLHHTTLNTGNTDTHVATQCKPVPKKRLLLYSCKDSSLDTGSSDSGVSQVMTPAPRGILKHNSSSCSSTDSLLLHIPTNDGSSSQSSATVSPISPKTPISPPLSPCSVHSASGWLDRKQVRFSSVGGPIESVQGEHSVLEEDWSPVLDQDRSDITENGRHEHYGEPQSSQVSNIHSSTEVTGKAIELSAEGQTDKVTVEEGRPISKLLEWFGRGSRNGKLKESSVKREMNEEEPKESPEAKSEDSATPVDQPNTKPPPKPRRSFFALFSRAEKKDKISEVQASDKEVISQDKTESLECEPSCTLRPEADDNILQRISVPTESRMAEILKDKNKPDRLICEDTPPREKFDQGEVSPGKMAVLKSFWEKGNRGPKIISIKKESEVEESETSHLNENYHNTLDRRLSDSNISPSKPKPSVPNPVDVESTTGEISSVSPRKASNGGDISASHEDGNPSTLDSSKVSEDSSSELQTLTVKSNVKLSPSSLLKYKDNSLGSELQEESIYRDISDLKKEISTFKMSLSQQEDKVSINDLKSFWENEKSCLRVIVGSPTCTANVKNPSTESSPKRSSGGLSEPQFDIRSNSPSSPDRMGFKEAGLIAEKEKMEKTEEKQRSPIRVPLQDLQGIRGDSEDEGPVKAALERANARPISISKSLEDLTSTPLQERWKTDPRSDVRKSMENVSAVTPNTKTSFSDPEQVKMMSMSVPAFMQQEMDCGNSDCASVSSSQYDRLRTCNTPSNFSTCSEVASMSSVTGSVMSIYSSEFGNVEVKGTIQFAIHYVQKLGEFHIFVVQCKDLAVADVKRNRSDPYVKCYLLPDKAKYGKKKTCVRKKTLDPAYNEILRFKIPMEMLKTQKLNTSVWHNDTFGRNSFLGEVEVDLAEWDFNNTQMNEYLLKGRVQVPTSPKHSVGGGEMSAEIKVALRFLPQTSHSQKNKGNGEVQIWVKECKNLPISRGVAIDPFVKCAVLPDASRKNRQKTRVLKRSSNPVFNHTMVYDGFRQEDLKEACVELTVWDHDRLNNHFIGGIRLGPGTGKSYGTEVNWMDSNAAEAALWERMMQSQNEWVEDVLPLRMMVMARMSR; via the exons ATGATTGACCTGAGTTATCTGACAGAGGAAGAGCAAGAGATGATCCTGACAGTGCTGAAGAGGGACGCAGAGCTGAAAAAGTCGGAAGAACAGAGGATTAA GCAGCTTCGTAAGACTGAGAGAGACAGAGGCAAGCTGAAGTACTTGACTGGGGAGTGGTTTTACGAGACAAAGTACCACAGACACAGAGATAGGATCCATGGCTCCGACATCATCAGAGCGTCCATGAGACAGAGGAAACCCGTGACGATAT TGGAGCTCACTCAAAGATGGTCTGAGAAACCCACTTGTGTTTATGGTGAGAAGAAAGATGTGTACATTCCTCCAGAGCTTTCAGGACTCATTGAGGATCTGTCCACACAATCACAGAATGAGAG GGTGGACGATGAAGCCCAGCAGGAAAGACAGAGACTTCAAATCAAG cCTAGGCAGAATCCATTCAATAGTGTGCGATTACAGAGAAATGAAGCCAGACTTAACAATGGAGTGAAGGAGGCCAACCAGACACCTGCTGAGG AGCCTTTCCTTCCAGCTGAGAACTACACACTCCATCACACTACTCTAAACACAGGCAACACTGACACCCATGTAGCCACTCAATGCAAACCTGTGCCAAAAAAGAGATTGCTGCTGTATTCCTGCAAAGACTCTTCCCTGGACACCGGCAGCAGTGACAGTGGAGTTAGTCAGGTCATGACCCCTGCTCCCAGAGGCATCCTGAAGCACAACAGCTCCAGTTGTAGCTCTACCGACTCTCTGCTACTCCACATTCCCACCAATGATGGCAGCAGCAGTCAGTCTTCTGCTACGGTCAGCCCCATCAGTCCTAAAACTCCCATCAGCCCTCCTCTTTCCCCCTGTTCAGTGCACTCTGCTTCAGGGTGGTTAGATAGGAAACAGGTCCGCTTCTCCTCTGTCGGCGGGCCTATAGAAAGTGTGCAAGGAGAGCACAGTGTGCTGGAGGAAGATTGGAGTCCTGTGTTGGACCAGGATAGAAGTGATATCACAGAAAACG GTCGTCATGAGCATTATGGTGAACCTCAGTCCTCACAGGTGTCCAACATCCACAGCTCTACTGAAGTAACAGGTAAGGCCATTGAGTTGAGTGCAGAGGGCCAGACTGATAAGGTTACAGTGGAAGAGGGTCGCCCAATTTCAAAGTTACTTGAATGGTTTGGGAGAGGCTCTCGAAATGGAAAGCTGAAAGAGTCATCAGTCAAGAGAGAGATGAATGAAGAGGAACCAAAAGAAAGCCCAGAAGCCAAGTCAGAAGATTCAGCAACTCCAGTTGACCAGCCAAACACGAAGCCACCACCAAAGCCCCGTAGGagtttttttgcattgttttcGAGAGCAGAGAAAAAAGACAAGATTTCAGAAGTTCAAGCATCTGACAAAGAAGTGATAAGTCAAGATAAAACAGAAAGTTTAGAATGTGAACCCTCTTGCACTTTGAGGCCTGAGGCAGATGATAATATACTTCAGAGGATCTCTGTTCCTACAGAGAGCAGGATGGCTGAAAtattaaaagataaaaacaaaCCAGACAGACTAATATGTGAAGATACTCCTCCAAGAGAGAAGTTTGACCAAGGTGAGGTATCACCAGGAAAAATGGCCGTCCTGAAGTCATTCTGGGAAAAGGGGAACAGAGGACCTAAAATAATAAGCATTAAAAAAGAATCTGAGGTAGAAGAAAGTGAGACATCTCACCTTAATGAGAATTATCACAACACATTAGACAGAAGGTTGTCAGATTCAAACATCAGCCCATCAAAACCCAAACCCAGTGTTCCAAACCCAGTTGATGTAGAATCTACAACAGGTGAGATTTCTTCAGTATCACCTAGAAAAGCATCCAATGGTGGTGATATATCAGCCTCACATGAAGATGGGAACCCTTCTACTTTGGACAGCAGTAAGGTCTCAGAAGACTCAAGCAGTGAACTACAAACTCTCACAGTGAAATCGAATGTCAAACTGTCACCTAGTTCACTGCTAAAATATAAAGATAATTCTCTGGGCAGTGAGCTACAAGAAGAGTCAATCTACAGGGATATATCAGACCTGAAGAAGGAAATCTCCACCTTCAAAATGTCCCTCAGTCAACAGGAAGATAAAGTCTCGATCAATGATCTCAAGTCATTTTGGGAGAATGAAAAAAGTTGCCTTAGAGTAATTGTAGGCTCACCAACATGTACAGCCAACGTTAAAAACCCGTCCACAGAGTCATCTCCAAAACGTTCTTCAGGAGGACTTTCTGAACCTCAGTTTGACATCAGGTCAAACAGCCCAAGTTCCCCAGACAGAATGGGTTTCAAAGAGGCTGGTTTGATTGCAGAAAAAGAGAAGATGGAAAAGACTGAGGAAAAACAAAGAAGTCCAATTAGAGTGCCATTACAAGACCTTCAAGGTATCAGAG GGGATAGTGAGGATGAAGGCCCTGTCAAAGCCGCTCTGGAACGAGCCAATGCCAGACCCATCTCTATTTCCAAAAGTCTAGAGGACCTGACATCCACACCTTTAC AAGAGAGATGGAAGACTGACCCAAGGAGTGATGTTAGGAAGAGTATGGAAAATG TGTCTGCAGTCACTCCCAACACCAAAACATCCTTCTCCGACCCAGAACAGGTGAAGATGATGAGTATGTCTGTACCTGCATTCATGCAACAAGAG ATGGATTGCGGAAACAGTGACTGTGCATCAGTGAGCAGTTCCCAATATGACAGACTGAGAACATGCAACACTCCTTCTAATTTTAGCACTTGCTCTGAAGTGGCCTCAATGTCCTCT GTCACTGGCAGTGTGATGAGCATCTACAGTAGCGAGTTTGGTAATGTGGAGGTCAAAGGCACAATCCAGTTCGCCATTCACTACGTACAGAAACTGGGAGAGTTCCACATCTTTGTTGTGCAGTGCAAGGACCTCGCCGTAGCAGATGTTAAGAGGAACCGATCTGATCC GTATGTTAAATGTTACTTGCTACCTGATAAAGCAAAAtatggaaagaaaaaaacatgcgTGAGGAAGAAGACTCTGGATCCAGCTTATAACGAAATCCTACGG TTTAAGATTCCAATGGAGATGCTGAAAACCCAGAAGCTGAACACCTCTGTGTGGCACAATGACACATTTGGGCGTAACAGCTTTCTTGGAGAGGTTGAGGTTGATCTGGCCGAATGGGATTTCAATAACACGCAAATGAATGAATATCTACTTAAAGGAAGG GTTCAGGTTCCCACCAGCCCAAAACATTCTGTCGGTGGTGGGGAAATGAGTGCAGAGATTAAAGTAGCTCTGCGCTTTCTCCCGCAGACTTCTCACA GTCAGAAGAACAAGGGGAATGGTGAGGTGCAAATATGGGTGAAAGAATGCAAGAATCTGCCTATTTCCAGGGGTGTTGCCATTGACCCATTTGTCAAATG TGCAGTCCTCCCAGATGCCAGTCGAAAAAACCGTCAGAAGACCAGAGTGTTGAAGAGGTCTTCTAACCCAGTGTTTAACCACACCATGGTTTATGATGGCTTCAGACAAGAGGACCTCAAAGAGGCCTGTGTGGAGCTTACAGTGTGGGATCATGACAGACTCAACAACCACTTCATTGGGGGTATTAGACTTGGCCCTGGAACAG GTAAAAGTTACGGCACTGAAGTGAACTGGATGGACTCTAACGCTGCTGAAGCAGCCCTGTGGGAAAGAATGATGCAATCTCAGAATGAATGGGTGGAAGATGTATTACCTTTGAGAATGATGGTCATGGCAAGAATGTCTAGATAG